From the Ferrigenium kumadai genome, one window contains:
- the rsfS gene encoding ribosome silencing factor: MLSIEEKTKAVVDALEDIKADDITVIDTSKLSPMFERMIIASAKSTRQTKAIADNVVVKLKERGEEVYGREGEDSGEWILIDLGEVLVHVMQPAVRQYYNLEELWSKGQALRPKLAQKPE; this comes from the coding sequence ATGTTAAGCATAGAAGAAAAGACCAAAGCCGTCGTCGACGCACTCGAAGACATCAAGGCCGATGACATCACCGTGATCGATACCAGCAAGCTCAGCCCGATGTTCGAGCGCATGATCATCGCCAGCGCGAAATCCACGCGCCAGACCAAGGCCATCGCCGACAACGTGGTGGTCAAGCTCAAGGAGCGCGGTGAAGAGGTTTATGGCCGCGAGGGCGAGGACAGCGGCGAGTGGATACTGATCGACCTGGGCGAAGTGCTGGTGCACGTCATGCAGCCCGCGGTGCGTCAGTACTACAACCTCGAAGAGCTGTGGAGCAAGGGCCAGGCCCTGCGTCCCAAGCTGGCCCAAAAGCCGGAGTAA
- a CDS encoding carbonic anhydrase: MFKKQMAATLAAMFLSASAFALDPHGHGDSQSQVAAFVNHLTVDNASYIAAKNPAFFAELSKGQHPKATVVTCSDSRVHTKAISTTPEDELFMVRDIGNQMSTAEGSVEYGVHHLHTPILLFIGHSRCGAINAAGGDYSKESAPIKRELDTISIPKGGENIDGVKINVNNQVAAASKKFAEEVKEGHLTVIGAVFDFADDMKKGAGKLNIINVNGETDPAKLRNLNELAAKAEHEHAHH, from the coding sequence ATGTTCAAGAAGCAAATGGCCGCAACTCTGGCCGCAATGTTCCTGTCCGCATCTGCATTCGCGCTTGATCCTCACGGTCACGGCGATTCGCAATCTCAAGTGGCGGCCTTCGTCAATCACTTGACTGTCGACAACGCCTCCTATATCGCCGCGAAAAATCCGGCGTTCTTTGCCGAGTTGTCGAAGGGACAGCACCCGAAGGCAACGGTGGTGACCTGTTCCGACTCGCGCGTGCACACCAAGGCGATCTCCACCACTCCGGAAGACGAACTGTTCATGGTTCGCGACATCGGCAACCAGATGAGCACGGCCGAAGGCTCGGTGGAATACGGCGTTCACCACCTGCACACACCGATTTTGCTGTTCATCGGCCATTCCCGTTGCGGCGCCATCAATGCTGCCGGCGGCGATTATTCCAAGGAATCGGCCCCGATCAAGCGTGAACTGGACACCATCAGCATCCCCAAGGGCGGCGAGAACATCGACGGCGTGAAGATCAACGTCAACAACCAGGTTGCCGCTGCGTCCAAGAAGTTCGCCGAAGAAGTGAAGGAAGGCCACCTGACCGTCATCGGCGCGGTGTTCGACTTCGCCGACGACATGAAGAAAGGTGCCGGCAAGCTCAATATCATCAACGTCAATGGCGAAACCGATCCTGCCAAGCTGCGCAATCTGAATGAACTTGCGGCAAAGGCCGAGCACGAACACGCTCACCATTAA
- a CDS encoding DUF167 domain-containing protein has product MADWFRRNGEVVTLTLHIQPGAKRSEIAGLHGEALKIRLAAPPVEGRANEALLKFIAELFGVPVRQVELKQGGQSRHKVVAVSGSKIEPESVLKT; this is encoded by the coding sequence ATGGCAGACTGGTTCCGCCGCAACGGCGAGGTCGTCACGCTGACCCTGCACATCCAGCCGGGTGCGAAGCGCAGCGAGATCGCCGGGCTGCACGGCGAAGCCCTCAAGATACGCCTCGCGGCCCCGCCGGTGGAGGGCCGCGCCAACGAAGCGCTGCTGAAATTCATCGCGGAATTGTTCGGCGTGCCGGTGCGGCAGGTGGAACTGAAACAGGGCGGACAATCGCGCCACAAGGTCGTGGCGGTCAGCGGCAGCAAGATCGAACCGGAAAGCGTGCTGAAGACCTGA
- the proC gene encoding pyrroline-5-carboxylate reductase, whose translation MNICFIGGGNMASALIGGMLGKGFAATQINVVEINAENRTRLQAQFGVHTMDSLAKGVTGSDIIVLAVKPQQLREMAQQLADLIDGQLLISIAAGIRVSDLARWADSQAVVRAMPNTPALIQSGMTGLYALPAVSAAQREQAQDILAAVGETLWLEDEAMLDAVTAISGSGPAYVFYFIEAMQQAAVKLGFSADDARRLSLATFLGASKLAASSEEDASVLRARVTSKNGTTERALLSMAANHVAEHIVEAAKAAADRAKEMGDELGALQ comes from the coding sequence ATGAATATTTGCTTTATCGGCGGCGGCAATATGGCCAGCGCACTCATCGGCGGCATGCTCGGCAAGGGCTTTGCCGCAACGCAGATCAACGTGGTCGAGATCAACGCGGAGAACCGTACGCGGTTGCAGGCGCAGTTCGGCGTGCACACCATGGACAGCCTCGCCAAAGGCGTGACGGGCAGCGACATCATCGTGCTCGCGGTCAAGCCGCAGCAATTGCGCGAGATGGCACAACAGCTCGCCGACCTGATCGACGGCCAGCTGCTGATTTCCATCGCCGCCGGCATTCGCGTGAGCGACCTCGCGCGCTGGGCGGACAGCCAGGCCGTGGTACGCGCCATGCCCAACACGCCCGCGCTGATCCAGAGCGGTATGACCGGCCTCTACGCGCTCCCCGCGGTGAGCGCGGCACAGCGCGAACAGGCGCAAGACATCCTCGCGGCGGTGGGCGAAACTTTGTGGCTGGAAGATGAAGCGATGCTGGACGCCGTGACGGCGATCTCCGGCAGCGGTCCGGCCTATGTGTTCTATTTCATCGAGGCGATGCAGCAGGCTGCAGTCAAGTTGGGCTTCAGCGCCGACGACGCACGCCGCCTGAGCCTCGCCACTTTCCTCGGCGCCAGCAAGCTGGCGGCTTCCAGCGAGGAGGACGCCAGCGTGCTGCGCGCGCGCGTCACCTCGAAGAACGGCACCACCGAACGCGCCCTGCTGAGCATGGCCGCGAACCATGTCGCCGAGCACATCGTCGAGGCGGCCAAGGCCGCCGCCGACCGCGCGAAGGAAATGGGCGACGAACTGGGGGCACTGCAATGA
- the rng gene encoding ribonuclease G, with translation MSEEILINVTPQETRVAVMQMGVVQDLHIERSSSRGIVSNVYLGKVKRVLPGMQSAFIDIGLDRSAFLHVADIWSNGGEGVEPKPIEKILSDGQTLLVQVIKEPIGTKGARLSTQISIAGRLLVYLPQETHIGVSQRIENAEQREALRARLQATLPEGHKGGYIIRTVAESAADLDFEADIRYLDKLWSNLQSAARTASAPQLLYCELDISLRVLRDFVSLETSRILVDSRSTFQKMQEFAADYNQGALERLDHYPGVRPLFDLYSVEEEIERALSKRVDLKSGGYLIIDQTEAMTTIDVNTGGFVGLRNFDDTIFKTNLEATQVIARQLRLRNLGGIIICDFIDMDSPEHRDAVLAEFKKALARDHTRVSVNGFSALGLVEMTRKRTRESLAHVLCEPCPTCQGRGEVKTAQTVCYEILREIVREARQFNAREYRILASQQVIDLFLEEESQALAQLSDFIGKPISMQVETLYSQEQYDVILM, from the coding sequence ATGAGCGAAGAGATTTTAATTAATGTCACGCCGCAGGAGACGCGTGTCGCGGTGATGCAAATGGGCGTGGTGCAGGACCTGCACATCGAGCGCAGCAGCAGCCGCGGCATCGTCAGCAACGTCTATCTCGGCAAGGTCAAGCGCGTGTTGCCGGGCATGCAGTCCGCCTTCATCGACATCGGCCTGGATCGCTCGGCCTTCCTGCATGTGGCGGATATCTGGAGCAACGGAGGCGAGGGCGTCGAACCCAAGCCGATCGAGAAGATCCTGTCGGACGGCCAGACGCTGCTGGTACAGGTGATCAAGGAACCCATCGGCACCAAGGGTGCACGCCTGTCCACCCAGATCAGCATCGCCGGCCGCCTCCTGGTATACCTGCCGCAGGAGACGCATATCGGCGTGTCGCAGCGCATCGAGAATGCCGAGCAGCGCGAGGCCCTGCGGGCGCGGCTGCAGGCCACCCTGCCGGAAGGGCACAAGGGGGGCTACATCATCCGCACCGTGGCCGAGTCGGCGGCCGACCTGGATTTCGAGGCCGATATCCGTTACCTGGACAAGCTCTGGAGCAACCTGCAATCCGCCGCACGGACCGCGAGCGCCCCCCAACTGCTCTATTGCGAACTGGACATCAGCCTGCGCGTGCTGCGCGACTTCGTCAGTCTGGAGACCTCGCGCATCCTGGTCGACTCTCGCAGCACCTTCCAGAAGATGCAGGAGTTCGCTGCCGATTACAACCAGGGCGCGCTCGAACGGCTGGATCATTATCCAGGGGTGCGTCCGCTGTTCGACCTGTACAGCGTGGAAGAGGAGATCGAGCGCGCCCTGTCCAAGCGCGTCGACCTCAAGTCCGGCGGCTACCTGATCATCGACCAGACCGAGGCGATGACCACCATCGACGTGAACACCGGCGGCTTCGTCGGGCTGCGCAACTTCGACGACACCATCTTCAAGACCAACCTCGAGGCCACCCAGGTCATCGCGCGCCAGCTGCGCCTGCGCAACCTGGGCGGGATCATCATCTGCGATTTCATCGACATGGACAGCCCGGAACACCGCGACGCGGTGCTGGCCGAATTCAAGAAGGCACTGGCGCGCGATCATACCCGCGTCAGCGTTAATGGCTTTTCCGCACTGGGATTGGTGGAAATGACGCGCAAGCGCACCCGCGAGAGTCTGGCGCATGTGCTGTGCGAGCCCTGCCCAACCTGCCAGGGGCGAGGCGAGGTGAAGACCGCCCAGACTGTGTGTTATGAGATCCTGCGCGAGATCGTGCGCGAGGCGCGCCAGTTCAACGCCCGCGAATACCGCATCCTGGCATCCCAGCAGGTGATAGACCTGTTCCTCGAAGAGGAATCGCAGGCGCTGGCGCAGCTTTCCGACTTCATCGGCAAGCCGATCTCGATGCAGGTGGAAACTTTATACAGCCAGGAACAATACGATGTCATCCTGATGTGA
- the rlmH gene encoding 23S rRNA (pseudouridine(1915)-N(3))-methyltransferase RlmH produces MKLFVVSVGHKMPDWITAGFNEYAKRMPREAKIELVEIKPEPRTTGKTTAQIMEAEAQRILAALPQGCLRIALDERGAQPTTKQLAAQMRDWMGEGRDVAFIIGGADGLHESVKLAAQHLMALSSLTLPHAMVRVLLAEQLYRAHSLLHNHPYHRE; encoded by the coding sequence TTGAAGCTGTTCGTCGTGTCCGTTGGCCACAAGATGCCGGACTGGATCACGGCGGGCTTCAACGAATACGCCAAGCGCATGCCGCGCGAGGCGAAGATCGAACTGGTCGAGATCAAGCCGGAGCCGCGCACCACGGGCAAGACCACGGCGCAGATCATGGAAGCCGAGGCGCAGCGCATCCTCGCCGCGCTGCCACAGGGATGTCTGCGCATCGCGCTGGACGAACGCGGCGCGCAGCCCACCACCAAACAGCTTGCCGCGCAGATGCGCGACTGGATGGGCGAGGGGCGCGACGTGGCGTTCATCATCGGCGGCGCGGACGGGCTGCACGAGTCGGTCAAGCTGGCGGCGCAGCACCTGATGGCGCTGTCGTCGCTTACGCTGCCGCATGCGATGGTACGGGTGCTGCTCGCGGAACAGTTGTACCGGGCGCACAGCCTGTTGCACAATCACCCCTATCACAGGGAATAA
- a CDS encoding cytochrome-c peroxidase: MFAVPASALLLLYVFIVPHDANTPESVSRGQDGAQFLEVSIGREPILPLPPAPQLAPEKVALGKRLFHDPRLSHDNRISCASCHDLSKGGTDRSRFSTGINGAVGDVNAPTVFNAGLNVAQFWDGRAKSLEEQAAGPVHNPAEMGSSWDEVVSKLRKDEEYQASFRRVYPDGISPANIAEAIATFERSLTTPNARFDRYLRGEKNVLSRDELEGYRRFVDHGCTSCHQGAGIGGNMFQRFGIMGDFFKDRSPTRADQGRFNVTGLEEDRHVFKVPTLRNVAVTSPYFHDGSARTLTDAVRVMGKYQLGKGLSEQDVRLIVAFLHTLSGEWQGEVLK; this comes from the coding sequence TTGTTTGCAGTTCCCGCCTCGGCGTTGCTGCTGCTTTACGTTTTTATTGTGCCGCACGATGCGAACACCCCGGAATCGGTGAGTCGCGGGCAGGATGGCGCACAGTTCCTCGAGGTAAGCATCGGGCGCGAGCCCATTCTGCCGCTGCCGCCCGCTCCCCAGTTGGCGCCGGAGAAGGTGGCATTGGGCAAGAGGCTGTTCCACGATCCTCGTCTTTCTCATGACAACCGCATTTCCTGTGCAAGTTGCCATGACTTGAGCAAAGGCGGCACGGATCGGTCACGATTTTCTACCGGCATCAATGGCGCTGTGGGCGATGTCAACGCTCCCACGGTATTCAACGCCGGCCTGAACGTTGCCCAATTCTGGGATGGCCGGGCCAAATCGCTTGAAGAGCAGGCGGCCGGGCCTGTGCACAATCCTGCCGAAATGGGCTCAAGTTGGGATGAAGTCGTGAGCAAGCTGCGCAAGGACGAGGAATATCAGGCATCGTTCCGGCGCGTGTATCCGGACGGCATCAGCCCTGCCAATATCGCCGAGGCCATCGCCACTTTCGAGCGCTCGTTGACGACCCCCAACGCCAGGTTCGACCGCTACCTTCGCGGCGAGAAAAATGTACTTAGCCGCGACGAGCTGGAAGGCTATCGCCGCTTCGTCGATCACGGGTGTACCAGTTGTCACCAGGGCGCAGGTATAGGCGGCAACATGTTCCAGCGTTTTGGGATCATGGGCGATTTCTTCAAGGATCGTTCGCCAACCAGGGCGGATCAGGGGCGCTTCAATGTCACCGGGCTGGAAGAGGACAGGCATGTATTCAAGGTGCCCACTCTGCGTAATGTGGCGGTTACTTCCCCGTATTTTCATGACGGCTCGGCCAGGACGCTTACCGATGCAGTCAGGGTCATGGGCAAGTACCAGTTGGGCAAGGGGCTGTCCGAGCAGGATGTGCGTTTGATCGTCGCCTTCCTGCATACCCTGAGCGGCGAATGGCAGGGGGAGGTGTTGAAATGA
- a CDS encoding EAL domain-containing protein encodes MSPSLKIDRMLQPGKLWVVGVIVLSAVSLLTILFMRAASVSPQAHYDYTKKLRDLREADAETNGEVLANRLGVTQNYDALTLFLERAQQASSHAVAAPSFLPDDDRRLVSEKAKELGATLERKSRLVEVFKRQNAVLRNSLAYFPSAADDFLGGSVPGNLKGPAENYVRHVLSFAREADTERRQQVNEARQRLLEMPLSPEGRAGIDHLLLHGDTIVKYLPEVNGLTHEIKGLGTAHQLEELNRYYALGHEHAQQAAGQFRKLLYAVALLLTAYLAVVFIRLDRTRRSLAKAHAEVSQRYAAQLIAEDRLRLHATAFHSSHEGIVLADADGNILDINPAFTRITGFERSEVIGRNPRMIKSGRHDREFYAAMWKSILGSGSWQGEIWNRNKYGEVYPELLSISAVRNAEGELTNFVAVFADISRLKEQEKQLTQMAYYDALTELPNRVLLADRLAQAISQTRRSGTMLAICYLDLDGFKPVNDTYGHEVGDRVLVEMAGRLKEVLRGGDTVARLGGDEFVLLLLGLQNDEECEQAMQRLLRAVGQPLSVVSQPITLSASVGVSVFPADEADSDTLLRHADQAMYHAKQAGKNRFHIFDHEEDLHVRVQYDRVSRIQEGLANGEFSLYYQPKVDLRKGSVVGAEALIRWHHPERGLVEPVEFLPLIEDHELIVRIGEWVIETALHQMDEWHDIGLELSVSVNVASRQLQASNFVQHLRAALSNHPNVASKVELEILETSALEDMAKVSRIIEQCRELDVSCALDDFGTGYSSLTYLKRLPASTIKIDQSFIREMVTDPNNLVIVQGVLGLASAFQRQVVAEGVETVEHGRMLLQLGCDYAQGYGIAKPMPAAQMPAWVANWRPDPEWSAIKDLRWNASDRPMLNAKVEHRNWVAQLVHAIKDGLPPPPKSLNDPLHCNFGTWYHGRGADLYRHLPSFVQVAEPHRRVHEIAGEIDKYWRNGQLEQARGLIEQLIAQREVVIGALKKLEIEVAQSA; translated from the coding sequence ATGAGCCCCAGCCTCAAAATTGATCGCATGCTGCAGCCCGGAAAATTATGGGTCGTCGGCGTGATCGTTTTATCCGCTGTCTCGCTGTTGACCATCCTGTTTATGCGGGCCGCGTCCGTCTCTCCACAAGCGCACTATGACTACACCAAGAAACTGCGCGACTTGCGTGAGGCGGATGCCGAAACCAATGGAGAGGTGCTGGCTAACCGTCTGGGTGTCACGCAGAACTATGACGCGCTCACCCTGTTTCTGGAACGAGCCCAGCAGGCATCCTCCCATGCCGTTGCCGCGCCATCCTTCCTCCCGGATGACGACAGAAGGTTGGTATCGGAAAAAGCAAAGGAGCTAGGGGCGACACTGGAGAGAAAATCCCGGCTCGTCGAGGTATTCAAACGCCAGAACGCTGTCCTGCGGAATTCGCTGGCCTACTTCCCGTCGGCCGCCGATGACTTCCTCGGAGGAAGCGTGCCCGGCAATTTGAAAGGCCCGGCAGAAAACTACGTCAGGCATGTCTTGTCTTTTGCGCGCGAGGCGGATACTGAGCGCCGCCAGCAAGTCAACGAGGCTCGCCAGCGGCTTCTCGAGATGCCGCTTTCTCCTGAAGGGCGCGCGGGGATCGACCACCTTTTGCTTCACGGCGACACCATTGTGAAATATCTGCCGGAAGTGAATGGCTTGACGCATGAGATAAAGGGGTTGGGTACTGCTCATCAGCTGGAAGAATTGAACCGCTATTACGCCCTGGGGCACGAGCATGCGCAGCAGGCCGCCGGACAGTTCCGCAAACTTCTCTATGCGGTCGCCTTGCTGTTGACCGCCTATCTGGCGGTGGTCTTCATCCGCCTCGATCGCACGCGGCGCTCATTGGCCAAGGCTCATGCTGAAGTCTCCCAGCGCTATGCGGCACAGTTGATCGCGGAGGACAGGCTGCGCTTGCATGCGACGGCGTTCCACAGTTCGCACGAGGGCATCGTCCTTGCCGACGCGGACGGCAATATTCTCGACATCAATCCGGCTTTCACGCGCATCACCGGTTTTGAGCGCTCCGAGGTGATCGGGCGCAACCCGAGAATGATCAAGTCGGGCCGCCATGACCGGGAGTTTTACGCGGCCATGTGGAAAAGCATCCTTGGCAGCGGTAGCTGGCAGGGGGAGATATGGAACCGCAACAAATACGGCGAGGTTTACCCGGAACTGCTTTCCATCTCTGCGGTGCGCAATGCGGAAGGCGAACTGACCAACTTCGTTGCCGTATTCGCCGATATCAGCCGGCTCAAGGAGCAGGAGAAACAGCTGACGCAGATGGCCTACTACGATGCGTTGACCGAGCTGCCCAATCGCGTGCTGCTGGCGGACCGCCTGGCCCAGGCCATTTCCCAGACAAGACGCTCCGGAACCATGCTGGCCATTTGTTACCTCGACCTGGATGGCTTCAAGCCGGTGAACGATACCTATGGGCATGAAGTCGGCGACCGTGTGCTGGTGGAAATGGCCGGTCGGCTCAAGGAGGTGCTGCGCGGCGGCGATACCGTCGCGAGACTGGGGGGCGACGAATTCGTGCTGTTGCTGTTGGGACTGCAGAATGACGAGGAGTGCGAGCAGGCCATGCAGCGCTTGTTGCGGGCCGTAGGCCAGCCCTTGTCGGTCGTTTCGCAGCCGATAACCCTGTCTGCGAGCGTCGGCGTGTCGGTATTTCCGGCGGACGAAGCCGATTCGGATACCCTGTTGCGCCACGCCGATCAGGCCATGTACCATGCCAAGCAGGCCGGCAAGAATCGCTTCCACATCTTCGACCACGAAGAGGATCTCCATGTCCGCGTTCAGTATGACCGTGTCAGTCGGATACAGGAGGGGCTGGCGAACGGCGAATTCTCTCTCTATTACCAACCCAAGGTGGACCTGCGCAAGGGGAGCGTAGTCGGTGCGGAGGCACTGATCCGTTGGCATCACCCCGAGCGCGGGTTGGTCGAGCCAGTGGAGTTCCTGCCGCTGATCGAGGATCATGAGCTGATTGTGAGGATTGGCGAGTGGGTGATTGAAACAGCGCTACACCAGATGGATGAGTGGCATGACATCGGTTTGGAGCTGTCTGTCAGCGTCAATGTCGCCAGTCGCCAGTTGCAGGCCTCCAACTTTGTGCAACACCTGAGAGCCGCGCTGAGCAACCATCCGAATGTCGCGAGTAAGGTCGAACTGGAGATACTTGAGACATCGGCCCTGGAAGACATGGCGAAGGTCTCCCGAATCATCGAACAGTGTCGTGAGCTGGACGTTTCCTGTGCGCTGGATGATTTCGGTACCGGTTATTCGTCGCTTACCTATCTGAAGCGGCTACCGGCATCCACCATCAAGATCGACCAGAGCTTCATCCGTGAAATGGTCACGGACCCGAATAACCTGGTCATCGTACAGGGCGTTCTCGGCCTGGCTTCCGCATTCCAGCGACAGGTGGTTGCCGAAGGTGTGGAGACGGTTGAGCACGGCAGGATGCTCCTGCAACTGGGTTGTGACTATGCGCAGGGATACGGCATAGCCAAGCCCATGCCGGCAGCGCAAATGCCGGCATGGGTTGCCAATTGGCGTCCAGATCCGGAATGGTCGGCGATAAAGGATCTGCGCTGGAATGCATCGGATCGCCCCATGCTGAACGCCAAGGTGGAGCACCGCAACTGGGTTGCGCAATTGGTCCATGCCATAAAAGATGGCCTGCCTCCCCCTCCCAAGTCCCTCAACGACCCCCTTCACTGCAATTTCGGCACCTGGTACCACGGACGGGGCGCGGACTTGTACCGGCACCTCCCCAGCTTTGTCCAGGTTGCAGAGCCGCACCGGCGCGTGCATGAAATCGCCGGGGAGATCGACAAATATTGGCGCAACGGTCAGCTGGAACAGGCGAGAGGGCTGATCGAGCAATTGATCGCCCAGCGTGAGGTCGTGATTGGCGCACTCAAGAAACTGGAGATCGAAGTGGCTCAGAGCGCCTGA
- a CDS encoding YggT family protein: MMSEGLMFLLDALLQPFAAILLFRFHAVWLRTPMRNPIGEFIMAITDFMVLPLRRHLPSFAGLDSATLMLALLAELLYLSALFMVQGDLSHGFPLIGLLALTMVKLLKISVYLLMAAVFAQAILSWVNPHSPVAPMLSSVSHRFLQPIRNVVPLAGSFDLSPLLLFIVCQLIVIVPIGALERLTLGLFF; the protein is encoded by the coding sequence ATGATGAGCGAAGGCCTGATGTTCCTGCTCGATGCGCTGCTGCAGCCTTTCGCGGCGATCCTGCTGTTCCGCTTCCACGCCGTCTGGCTGCGCACGCCGATGCGCAATCCCATCGGCGAATTCATCATGGCGATCACCGACTTCATGGTATTGCCGCTGCGCCGCCACCTCCCCTCGTTCGCCGGACTGGACAGCGCAACCCTGATGCTCGCCCTGCTGGCCGAACTGCTCTACCTGAGCGCACTGTTCATGGTGCAGGGCGATCTGTCGCATGGATTCCCACTGATTGGGTTGCTGGCTCTGACGATGGTCAAGCTCCTCAAGATCAGCGTGTACCTGCTGATGGCCGCAGTGTTCGCGCAGGCGATCCTGTCGTGGGTTAACCCGCACTCGCCGGTCGCCCCGATGCTGTCGTCCGTCAGCCACCGCTTCCTGCAGCCGATACGCAACGTCGTGCCGCTGGCGGGCAGCTTCGACCTGTCGCCGCTGCTGCTGTTCATCGTGTGCCAGCTCATCGTGATCGTTCCCATCGGCGCGCTGGAACGCCTCACCCTCGGGCTGTTCTTCTGA
- a CDS encoding YggS family pyridoxal phosphate-dependent enzyme: protein MTTIASNMQAVRAAMHAATLAAGRRAEEVELLAVSKTFPYEAIREAWQAGQRRFAESYVQESLHKMEALHDLPIEWHYIGPIQSNKTRPIAEHFAWVHSIDRLKIAERLSAQRPANLPPLQVCIEVNISGEASKSGVAPDEVAALAQTVAALPNLKLRGLMTVPAPTEDASEQHAAFARLRKLFEQLNRQGLRLDTLSMGMSHDFPSAIAEGATIVRVGTAIFGARHYGDKT from the coding sequence ATGACAACAATCGCTTCCAACATGCAAGCCGTGCGCGCCGCGATGCACGCAGCAACGCTGGCCGCAGGACGCCGCGCGGAGGAAGTCGAGTTGCTGGCGGTCAGCAAGACCTTTCCATATGAGGCCATACGCGAAGCCTGGCAGGCAGGGCAACGCCGCTTCGCCGAGAGCTACGTGCAGGAATCGCTGCACAAGATGGAGGCATTGCATGACCTGCCCATCGAGTGGCACTACATCGGCCCGATCCAGAGCAACAAGACACGGCCCATCGCGGAGCATTTCGCCTGGGTGCACAGCATCGACCGGCTGAAGATTGCCGAGCGGCTGTCGGCACAGCGCCCGGCGAATCTACCACCGCTTCAGGTATGCATCGAGGTGAACATCAGCGGCGAAGCCAGCAAGAGCGGCGTAGCACCGGACGAGGTCGCGGCACTGGCGCAAACCGTTGCGGCGCTGCCCAACCTCAAGCTGCGCGGCCTGATGACCGTGCCCGCGCCGACCGAGGATGCATCGGAGCAGCATGCTGCTTTCGCGCGCCTGCGCAAACTGTTCGAGCAATTGAACCGGCAGGGTCTGCGACTCGACACCCTGTCGATGGGCATGTCTCACGACTTCCCCTCAGCCATCGCCGAAGGCGCAACCATCGTGCGGGTAGGAACGGCCATTTTTGGCGCAAGACATTACGGAGACAAGACATGA
- a CDS encoding Maf family protein: MSIIQQRIYLASQSPRRRELLKQIGVNFEMLLLRSDPRRNMDVDETPHAGEAPEDYVKRVCLAKSEAGFSALRLRNLPPFPVLAADTTVTLDGKIFGKPGNAEQAAAMLRQLSGQEHKVLSAVAVALGDHVESAVSISTVRFAPLDDERIRRYLLTREYIDKAGAYAIQGHAGAFIEHITGSYSGVMGLPLFETVELLRHFDYPVS; the protein is encoded by the coding sequence ATGTCCATCATCCAGCAGCGTATCTACCTCGCCTCGCAAAGCCCGCGCCGCCGCGAACTGCTCAAGCAGATCGGGGTCAATTTCGAGATGCTGCTGTTGCGTTCGGACCCGCGCCGCAACATGGATGTGGACGAAACGCCGCATGCGGGCGAGGCTCCCGAGGACTATGTGAAGCGCGTCTGCCTGGCGAAGTCCGAGGCGGGTTTCTCCGCGCTGAGGCTGCGCAACCTGCCGCCGTTCCCGGTGCTGGCTGCCGACACCACGGTGACACTGGACGGCAAGATCTTCGGCAAGCCCGGGAACGCCGAGCAGGCCGCCGCGATGCTGCGTCAGCTTTCCGGACAGGAGCACAAGGTGCTCAGCGCGGTCGCGGTGGCGCTGGGCGACCATGTCGAGTCCGCCGTTTCCATCTCCACGGTGCGCTTCGCGCCGCTCGACGATGAGCGCATCCGCCGCTACCTGCTCACCCGCGAGTACATCGACAAGGCAGGTGCCTACGCGATCCAGGGGCATGCCGGGGCGTTTATCGAACATATCACCGGCAGTTATTCCGGCGTGATGGGACTGCCGCTGTTCGAGACCGTGGAGCTGCTGCGCCACTTCGACTATCCCGTGTCATGA